GTAAAATCTTTTTTCTCTTCCACCTTTGTGTCTAGTTGTAATTACACCACGGTTGTTTCGCCCTGAATTTTTCTTTAAGATTTTCATCAATGATTTTTCAGGAGCATGGCCAGTTAAATTTGTCTTATAGTCAAGAATAGACATATTTCTAGTACCGTTGGTAGTAGGGTTTAATTTTCTAATTGCCATTGTTTTCCTTTCTGATTAAAAATAGTTTGGCGTTTTGTCTTTTAATCATTTTTTCTAAATAAGTTTTTTACTTACTTATCTGCAACTTTTCTAACTCTAATTTTTGGAGTTGAAGCACTTGTATTTGCTTTAGTTGATTTAATATTTTTTGCAGCTATTTTTTCTGCTGCTCTTTTTTCAGCATCGCTAGCTTTTTTAGTTTTAGCACTTTCAGCTTCAACTTCTTTAGTTTTTAGCTCTTGCTCAACGCTAGGATCTTGAGGAAATAGATTGATTGAATTTCCTTGTGCCAAATAAACATAGGCTTTTTTAACAGAGTTGGTAAATCCATTGAATCTTCCTACTCTTTTAGGTTTTTTATCAATGTTAATAATGCTTACTTTTTCAACTTTAACATTGAAGATAAATTCAACTGCTTTTTTAATTTCAATCTTATGAGTTTTTGGTGAAACTGCAAAGGTGTAAATTCCTTTTTCCATTAAACCATAAGTTTTTTCAGTTAGAATTGGATATTTAATAACTTCACTTAATAACATTATTTAATCAACCCTTCTAAATATTTAATATTTTCATTTGATAAAATCAATAAATCAGCTGCTACTAGATCTTCAATCATTAATGAGGTAACTTTGGTAACTTTTACATTTTTTAAGTTTCTAGCACTTAAGAAAATGTTTTTATCATCACTGACTAGTAATATTCTTTTTAAATTACTTGCATTGATTTTTCTAAGTTCTTCAACTAAGTCTTTAGTAGAAGGTTTTTCTAGTGAAAATGTTTTTAATAAAACTGAATTTGATTTTGCAAGAGCAAAAAGTGATGCCATTAGAGCGTTTAATCTTACTTTTTTGTTGATTGAAATTTTATAATTTCTATTAACACTTGGTCCAAAGGCTCTACCACCACCTACAAAAATAGGATTTCTTAGAGAACCAGCTCTAGCTTTACCTGTACCTTTTTGTTTTCAAGGTTTTTTACCTGTACCTGAAACTTCAGCTCTATTTTTTACTTTATGAGTACCTTGTCTTCTAGAAGCTCTTTCTGACAAAATACAATCAAAAATAGCTTGGTCATAGTTTTTTTCAAATTCAAATATTTTAGAATTTAATTCTTTAATATTGCTAAAGTCAG
The sequence above is a segment of the Mycoplasmopsis pulmonis genome. Coding sequences within it:
- the rplD gene encoding 50S ribosomal protein L4 — translated: MVEVKKTTKTKSTEEKAPKITKATKEKTSDKTALKAKTPKTKVSDKAESTPKKASVKTSAKAEKINVEKTEKVEKVNVEKVSIKRESSSKDVQKADFSNIKELNSKIFEFEKNYDQAIFDCILSERASRRQGTHKVKNRAEVSGTGKKPWKQKGTGKARAGSLRNPIFVGGGRAFGPSVNRNYKISINKKVRLNALMASLFALAKSNSVLLKTFSLEKPSTKDLVEELRKINASNLKRILLVSDDKNIFLSARNLKNVKVTKVTSLMIEDLVAADLLILSNENIKYLEGLIK
- the rplW gene encoding 50S ribosomal protein L23, which translates into the protein MLLSEVIKYPILTEKTYGLMEKGIYTFAVSPKTHKIEIKKAVEFIFNVKVEKVSIINIDKKPKRVGRFNGFTNSVKKAYVYLAQGNSINLFPQDPSVEQELKTKEVEAESAKTKKASDAEKRAAEKIAAKNIKSTKANTSASTPKIRVRKVADK